ggtgtctactgtCAACCTTTCGTGAATATcgtatagtaggtagatgacatttgtcagttgatttgatgttccttttaatagattgttaataaaaacaaagttagtGAACTCGACTGGTTGTTAAATAGTACTATCCTCACTGTACTGAGTACTTTTCGTATGTGTTTTCCGCACAGGCATTCGATCTACCGTCTGAGTTAAGAATGCCTACAACAGCAGTACAACAAATGgttgttttattattactctTATTCGTAACACCAACTCTAAATATTGATTTCAGTAGATATTccactaaaatatttattcttaactagcggacgcccgcgacttcgtccgcgtgaaggtagatgtaaacttttaactacccctaccctacccctaccctgccctaccctactccttccctaccctaccctacccttcccctacattacccattaaggctgcacacgcgacggaagcttaaaaaatgaagtaccttcttccgttttcccaacgtttcccttcactgctctgctcctattgatcgtagcttgatgaaaagtatactataacctgcccaggagtatgaaaaataattgtaccaagtttcgttaaaatccgtcgagtagttttttttaataaagaacataccacgcggcgaaagcttaaaaaattgagtaacatctcccgttttcccaacatttcccttcactgctctgctcctattcatcgtagcgtgatgaaaagtatactataacctgcccaggagtatgaagaataattgtactaagtttcgttaaaatccgtcgagtagtttttgtttccataaagaacatacatacagacagacagacagacaaaaattttactgattgcatttttggcatcagtatcgaccactaatgaccccctgatagttattttggaaatatgtttcatgtacagaattgacctctctacagatttattataagtatagatttcttgattatttttataaagcaaattaaattacaaaattaaatatactaattgtaattttctttaatgaCATATAAATTATAGTGTGGAtcatgaaatatattaataattacttatttagatACCGTTATAATTAATACTTCATATGTCGAGACAAGATTCTATATGCAAATAGGTTATTTTGTGTACATAAGAGcaatttagataataaattaaaataaataagcaaaaactaataacaaaaattttcaagaatttaaaatttaagcaCTGATGTATAGGAACTACAGTTTTAGATGATAAAGGACAGATTTAAAGTTGAACTAAATACTGAAAATCCCATAAATTATGTTCAATTTGTAATGGCATTTATAGTAATGGTAATGATGGATTAATTAAATTTCTGACCCCGAATAGTCCAAACAACAAAATGCACTATCAAATACAGGCCAGgtatagttttataataaacattttatatacatttgaTTCGTCGGCTGCACTAACTAAAGCATAATAACCTTACAAAGTGAATTGTTACTGACGCATAGTATTTAAGAAGGCTACGCGTTCAGTCGCAGACCAAAATCGCACATCTAATGGCAGCGACCGCCCGCCATCGCCttcaataaacaaacaaacaaacattaatttttatagttgTTTTGAATAAAACATGCCTGCCGATTCTAATATTGTAGCGGTGGAGGAGAAGAAAGAGGACGGCTTGTTTCAAAGTCTCACGGAGAGATCGAAACATGAAGATTTCATTAGGCGGGCGGTTGATCTGCTTGTAGAAAGAGTGGTGTTTGGTAGAGCTTCGAGGACCTCGAAAGTTGTGGAGTGGTCGGCGCCTGAAGATATCAAGCAAGCAATAGATTTGAAAGTTCGAGATGGACCAGCATCCCATGAAGAGCTTCTGGCGTTTATGGCAGACGTgagtacaaataattaaaaatcaaaattcatttatttcaagtaatcttagtttacaagcacttttaaaatgttgacatttcaaaagtacttgtaaactaagacttTTGGTAAAGCATTCAGCTGAGAAGAGTCGGTAATAAATTCAACAGTTGctattttaagtaaaacaaataaactctttttaATGAATCATTAAAACGTATAGAaaatcttattttaaataactacCAGAATCAGAGATAAAACTGTTGATATTAACTGGTTATATAATCTTTTTGAAAAAGGAAGTTAAAATTTGATAcaggaattaattaatttagggTTTGAACttgaacataattataaactgcTTCATTAGAATgtaattattcaattttattatgttCCTATTACATCTGTAATTATCGTTGACCTTATAAAtacgttaaatttaatttgcaaactTTAGTTATATAAGGGAGtattgtaaagtatttttttaaatttagaaaagccaaaaatgttattttttgttgttaaagTTGTATTAATGATTTCCGACACAAATAAATTCACTGCGGTAgtgataatttatttcaattataatcGTAAGTAGCAAATAGTTATCTGGATCTAGGATAATAAGATACGGATTAGTAATATGTGGATCCAGCTTATGAAGTAATAACATACCCAAATGATGACAATTTAATAgacaattttaaagaaaaaacctattacaaaataatgattCTCTTCGGGATatcaatcaataatattattttgttctaGTAGTCAAGTGAATCAGAATCGTAATAATTATATCACACtttacatcacatcacatcacaccaatatataaatgcgaaagtttgtgtgtaaatgtgtatatttgtttctcctttgcgaaccgatttggctgaaaattggaatggaaatagattttactctggattaacacttgggctacttttcatcctggaaaatccgtggttccctcgggatttgtgagaaactgaattccacacggacgaagtcgcgggcgtccgctagtgtttaataaatgttaagccacaataatgaatgaaattagGACGGAATGTATTCATCGTCAAAAATAATTGTActttaatagcaaaataaagcAAATAGATTGTTTTACTTTATAGCATTAGAacctttttataaatatttgctattttagttttaattgatttattggTTGCTAAAttgatactcgtatatatttatagtacTTAATAATATCTACCGTTgtacataatacaaataatattacaaatatagcTAGAATAGTTTGAAAAtgcatacatatatttatattttttgctgcatttaaaatattcgtTAGTCTTTATTAGCTTTATATACCACTTgcccaattttatttttgtccgGTTCTTGTTTCATGATGGTGAcctttgtattataaaaaataatatttgtttacatatCTGAATTGTTCGAAGGAACAGAATATATAAAATCTGTGGAAAACTGCATGTCAGTTACAGATTAATTTAGAAAACTAGTTACagtaattaaaagtttaaacaaCTTTGCACGAACGTCATTGCAAGAAAAAACGGAGcgttttgtttgttattaaatatgaattatGTCTTTCTAGGTTGCACGCTATTCAGTGAACACCGCGCACCCTTACTTTGTCAACCAGCTGTTCTCTTCTGTTGATCCTTATGGTCTCATTGGTCAATGGCTCACAGACGCTTTGAATCCCAGTGTCTACACCTTCGAAGTAGCTCCTGTCTTTACTTTGATGGAAGAGGAGGTTCTTCGCGAAATGCGTTCGATCGTTGGTTGGGCGGACGGTGAGGGCGATGGGATATTCTGCCCTGGAGGATCTATTGCTAACGGATACGCCATTAGTTGTGCTCGGTCCTACTTTTATCCAGAGATTAAGGTTGGTAACATTTTTGACTACCGTGTTTTTTTGAATCTACCTGtgaaaaaattgtatttcaaaACGACATTAGATTACTAATTGATTAACCTTGCAAACCTATGACATGAGAATGTTGAAGTTTCCTGgtttttactaattattatgtattcaaaGATTAAGAAATTCACAACACTGTcttcaatttaaaaatgcaagCATCTTTAGGAGTCCCGGAAAAAAAGGCGACATTTTAAAAGAGTTAAACTTATTTAATCGTCTCTGACAAACAGTTCAAAAGAAATTACGAGAAAACGAAAGTAGTTTCAAGTTCGTAATCCTTACGGagatatatactcgtaaataaataataaaacttggaAGTTACAACTATCGAGATACattcataacaaaaaaatgtgCAATATGCAATTATGATTGTCCTTCGCAACGGTTCATTATGGTCCGTTGGGTTTTTATGCATGTAATAAACTTCGTATTTCTTTGTAAAGCTGTTAATCTcggaaaaattttattgttttgaagGAAGCGTTTGGTTTGGTTTGATCACCTTAACCCCGTTTTCTGGTTATTATCATCGCGTGCCTTAGAAACCTTGGTTCAGTAATATGTCAttaatgaaaactttaaaatatcaaCTCAAGTAAAACGAATTaagaattcattttaaaattacagaccAATTACTTTACAAATTTGCATAATTgcaaatcaaatttaattagaCTTGTcttgctttgtttttttttatatctaatcTTTGTATATCTAATCTTTTTCTGAAAAACACATTACAGAATAAAGGTGTATATGCAGTTCCGAAGTTAGTGATCTTCACATCAGAATTAGCTCACTACTCTACAAAAAAGATGGCCGTCTTTATGGGTATTGGTAGTGATAACTGTATTCTTGTAAAAGCTGATGAAAACGGCAGAATGGATGTAAACGACTTAGAAAGAAAGATTAACGAAGCTATAGAAGCTGGAGCAACACCATTCTTGGTTACTTCTACATCTGGTACAACTGTATATGGGGCCTTTGACCCCATTGTACCCATATCTAATATATGTAAGAAATATAATCTTTGGCTACACGTCGATGCAGCGTGGGGAGGTGGTGCATTAATGTCGAGGAAACATAGGAATTTATTAAATGGAATTGAGTTGTAAGTGTGATAAATATTAGATAAccgtttttaattaatcttgtATCactgattatattttattcgatgGATATTGCATTACGCACTTTATCTAccattttaatatcataaataagtttaatttctttttccAGAGCGGACTCAGTGACGTGGAATCCACATAAACTGTTGGCTGCACCACAACAATGCTCTACTTTCTTACTCAAACACAAGAACGTTCTTAAAGAAGCACATTCTTCGAACGCACAGTATCTCTTCCAAAAAGACAAATTTTATGATACATCCTATGACACCGGTGATAAACATATTCAATGCGGTCGTAGAGCTGATGTTTTGAAATTTTGGTTCATGTGGAAAGCGAAAGGAAGCGAAGGTTTTGAAAAACATGTCGAGAAACTATTCGATAACGCTAACTACTTCCTCGAACATATCAGACAGAGGGAAGGCTTTCGTCTGGTTATTCCGAAGCCAGAATGCACGAACATTATGTTCTGGTATATTCCAAAGTGTCTCCGAAGTTGCGAGAACGAGCCGAATTATTATGAAAGGTTACATAAAGTTGCGCCCAAAATAAAGGAACGAATGATAAAGGAAGGTAGTATGATGGTCACGTATCAGCCGCAAGGTAACCTAGTAAACTTTTTCCgcattgtttttcaaaattcagcGCTCGATCACAAAGATATGATATACTTTGCAAACGAGTTCGAAAGGCTCGGATCGGATATAGTTGTTTAGATGATGAATACTTTAATTGGAAAACTGCATAACCTTGTAGACATATTTAATGCGATTTCATCATATACCTACTACGTATACTAGCctgtgatttttatttatgcatTAGCTTTATATTCGTTAGAAATATttgatgttattaaataatctagtgttatattatgagaaatataaataaatgatgtatATAAATTGTTAGCTTGATGTATTATTTAGACAATGATTAGAAATATAAGGATTCGCttacatttcttttttatattaattagttactttaataaaataataattcctgGTATAGGTATATGAGTTATATAAGAGAGTATGACGTAGATCTAAATCGATTAGTATAGGTGTATAAAAGTGATTAGGTATTTCAAGTGCATTGATAAATTGTTATAGATCATCAATTAAAACTTACAATTGATCAAAAGTTAGGATCGGACAGGCAATCGATAACATGCAAAAATTTAGTGCTTGATACAACAAAACAACATTAACACGGAAGTACAAATCTACTAATaatgctttttaatttattataaacataattactTTGAACAATAATAGCACTAGAGCCGCTTAAGTCCAGGATATGCTAGATAAAAGAAATTAAGCCAACTCATTAATTTTTATCACTCATCTATTTTTGATGTTGTTGaataattgaatataattatgGGATTAatagtgaataaataataatcatatatttttgtataaacatTTCTCTTAAAGAAGAGTaagtccgggcatgcacctccaacttttcagttgtgtgtattttaagaaattattttcacgtgtctcaatcggtgaaggaaaacatcgtgaggaaacctgcattccagagaattgtcttaattctctgcatgtgtgaagtctgccaatccgcattgggccaacgtggtggactaatggccttgcccctctcattctgagaggagactcgagctcagcagtgagccgaatatgggttgatgatgacgaatgGAACTTcagtaaaacattaaaataaacacgCATCAcgacaacatttttttttaatctacggctTGGTTCGTCACCTCTAAAAATGTTAGGTAGAACGTAATTAATCACTGATAATAAAATCAAGCAGATCAATATTATCAGTCCGGCCATGACAGTATActttccaaaataaaaatatttttatttttatcaaaaggAACTCAGACTTGATTCCGGTATTACGGTTAACTACCTGACCTACTAAATTAGCCgattgtaatgaaaaaaacatttaatgtttataacatttttatagcaAACTTATTTatagacttaaaaaaatattttcttaaaatagaatattataaataaaatggaataaatTTTTGTACTccgtacattttatataaagatGTCTCACATTTACTTTTGCATAAAAAGATTCTTTTAAATTCAGATCTTTCTCTATCAATTTTCATTATCGTCGGATATATGGCTGAGAGGTAAATCTTCACACTCCATCTGAAAAAAACGTTAacttataacattt
The DNA window shown above is from Bicyclus anynana chromosome 15, ilBicAnyn1.1, whole genome shotgun sequence and carries:
- the LOC112044731 gene encoding cysteine sulfinic acid decarboxylase, which produces MPADSNIVAVEEKKEDGLFQSLTERSKHEDFIRRAVDLLVERVVFGRASRTSKVVEWSAPEDIKQAIDLKVRDGPASHEELLAFMADVARYSVNTAHPYFVNQLFSSVDPYGLIGQWLTDALNPSVYTFEVAPVFTLMEEEVLREMRSIVGWADGEGDGIFCPGGSIANGYAISCARSYFYPEIKNKGVYAVPKLVIFTSELAHYSTKKMAVFMGIGSDNCILVKADENGRMDVNDLERKINEAIEAGATPFLVTSTSGTTVYGAFDPIVPISNICKKYNLWLHVDAAWGGGALMSRKHRNLLNGIELADSVTWNPHKLLAAPQQCSTFLLKHKNVLKEAHSSNAQYLFQKDKFYDTSYDTGDKHIQCGRRADVLKFWFMWKAKGSEGFEKHVEKLFDNANYFLEHIRQREGFRLVIPKPECTNIMFWYIPKCLRSCENEPNYYERLHKVAPKIKERMIKEGSMMVTYQPQGNLVNFFRIVFQNSALDHKDMIYFANEFERLGSDIVV